A single region of the Leptodactylus fuscus isolate aLepFus1 chromosome 5, aLepFus1.hap2, whole genome shotgun sequence genome encodes:
- the LOC142204340 gene encoding olfactory receptor 10A7-like codes for MYLLYMVSECSNELDYAYWKSEISIFARYSENNLTAVKEFFLLGFQGSKFLRVFLFFLFLVIYCGTICGNLLIITLVSTSKILHTPMYFFISQLSFSDILLTTDIVPNLLHILLRNGKKITLIGCMTQLYFFCVAESSECFLLTLMSYDRFVAICNPLRYTTIMTSALCRKCIVICWLVVFTISLTDSVTIPMFTFCGPNIIDHFFCDLIPLIELSCSDTLILQIEVFVLVVPLVITPSIIIVISYAKIIADILKIPSTTGRQKAFSTCSSHLIVVSIFYWTIFSVYVFPKKGETLTISKVISLLYTVFTPLINPIIYSLRNKDIRKAVQETIHKRML; via the exons ATGTATCTTTTGTATATGGTATCAGAATGTTCCAATGAATTAGACTATGCCTATTGGAAGTCAGAAATTAGTATTTTTGCTCGATACAGT gagAACAATCTGACTGCggtcaaagaattttttttgttgGGATTCCAAGGAAGTAAATTTTTAAGAGTTTTCCTATTTTTCCTTTTCCTTGTGATTTACTGTgggacaatatgtgggaacctcctgatcatcaccctggtgtccaccagtaagatcctccacactccaatgtacttcttcatctcacaactctccttCAGTGACATCTTGTTGaccacagatattgtccccaaTTTGCTCCACATTCTGTTAAGAAATGGTAAAAAAATTACTTTGATCGGTTGTATGACTCAGTTGTACTTTTTCTGTGTCGCAGAGTCTTCCGAGTGTTTCCTCCTCACCttgatgtcctatgacagatttgtggccatctgtaatcctctcCGCTATACCACTATCATGACAAGTGCATTGTGTAGGAAATGCATAGTTATATGCTGGTTGGTCGTTTTCACCATCTCATTGACCGACAGCGTAACCATACCAATGTTTACATTTTGTGGACcgaatatcattgaccatttcttctgtgatcttATTCCATTGATAGAACTTTCCTGTTCTGATACCTTAATTCTTCAAATTGAAGTTTTTGTGCTAGTGGTCCCGCTGGTGATCACCCCATCAATAATAATTGTAATCTCCTATGCTAAGATTATTGCTGACATATTAAAGATCCCATCGACTACcggaagacagaaagccttctccacctgtagctcccacctcattgtggtctccatattctactggaCCATCTTCAGTGTTTATGTGTTCCCAAAAAAAGGAGAAACATTGACCATCAGTAAAGTcatctccctgctatatactgtgtttactcctttaataaaccccattatatacagtctgaggaataaagacATTAGGAAAGCCGTACAGGAAACAATCCACAAACGTATGCTGTGA